Proteins encoded within one genomic window of Persephonella sp.:
- a CDS encoding antibiotic biosynthesis monooxygenase — MIVVMTKFRIKPEHKEDFKRYAVERFGKKGLTEQEGFIKMNLLEPVNFPPTKENNTFIIETYWESMDMFKKYTESEAFRRAHQNPPPMEWFEGHPAVEIYEVIKEM, encoded by the coding sequence CCTGAACATAAGGAGGATTTCAAAAGGTACGCTGTTGAAAGATTTGGGAAAAAAGGGTTGACTGAGCAGGAAGGGTTTATAAAAATGAACCTTCTTGAACCTGTTAATTTCCCTCCGACAAAAGAAAACAATACATTTATTATAGAAACCTACTGGGAAAGTATGGATATGTTCAAAAAATATACAGAGAGCGAGGCTTTTAGAAGGGCACATCAAAATCCTCCTCCAATGGAATGGTTTGAAGGACACCCAGCTGTGGAAATTTATGAAGTAATAAAGGAGATGTAG